A genomic window from Polaribacter gangjinensis includes:
- a CDS encoding alpha/beta fold hydrolase, giving the protein MTAQDWKDSGKFIDINENKLFVIDTDPATSDKETIVIISGYPLNSFDYHQIIDMLKDYYRVIIHDHAGFGFSDEPKDFNYSILDHANDCVKLYSKLKLKDFTILASQYGAMIAKEILHKKNYNLIPFNIKDVVITKNNSDQLYSSINAIYYLNSNKHIPKYKEVLANHDDKALFNTHDNGVFDEKYKDEEKVRVIWENFQTKERQKEVLILSNYNEEIFLYWHRWINAMKESNVRIHYFWRKDDFTNIQDALLLSSTYKKENFVMVENKNCYTIENEPKSWLLMILEEINKSTYHILKRETFVS; this is encoded by the coding sequence ATGACTGCTCAAGATTGGAAAGATTCAGGAAAATTTATAGATATCAACGAAAATAAACTTTTTGTAATTGATACAGATCCAGCAACATCCGATAAAGAAACCATCGTAATTATTAGTGGCTACCCTTTAAACTCTTTTGATTACCATCAAATAATTGACATGTTAAAAGATTATTATAGAGTAATCATTCATGATCATGCTGGATTTGGATTTTCTGACGAACCAAAAGATTTCAACTACTCTATTCTTGATCATGCCAATGATTGTGTGAAATTGTATAGCAAATTAAAGTTAAAAGACTTCACCATTTTAGCATCACAATATGGAGCAATGATTGCAAAAGAAATATTGCATAAAAAAAATTACAACTTAATTCCTTTCAACATCAAAGACGTTGTTATCACAAAAAACAATAGTGATCAGTTATACTCAAGCATCAATGCTATTTACTATTTAAATAGCAACAAACATATCCCAAAATATAAAGAAGTATTGGCAAATCATGATGATAAAGCACTTTTCAACACTCATGATAATGGTGTATTTGATGAAAAATATAAAGACGAAGAAAAAGTTCGTGTAATTTGGGAAAACTTTCAAACCAAAGAAAGACAGAAAGAGGTATTGATTTTAAGCAACTACAATGAAGAAATATTTTTGTACTGGCACAGGTGGATCAATGCAATGAAAGAGTCAAATGTACGAATTCACTATTTCTGGAGAAAAGATGATTTTACCAATATTCAAGATGCATTATTGTTATCATCTACTTACAAAAAAGAAAATTTTGTGATGGTAGAAAATAAAAATTGCTACACTATAGAAAACGAGCCTAAAAGTTGGTTATTAATGATTTTAGAAGAAATAAATAAGTCAACTTACCATATTTTAAAAAGAGAAACATTTGTAAGTTAA
- a CDS encoding PAS domain S-box protein — MSKIDINCTDFFNLNPLPSWIYEIATFQILEVNAAAIELYGYSRKEFLSLTLKDLQPKETFLKLDGSLKNIDTTEGKIHFGILSHQKKNGNLIQIDMVGHKVNFNNKKSILTISQDVTEKQVQLAKLKKTEEQFKEAANIAKLGYWRLELATNTITWTEEVSQIWGGKNEKKQLTLQGVLDTIYPNDLENLLERYEKSIREEGFHDAIHRIVLPDSTIKWVHEIGSLKKDENGNPISLEGTVQDITERKEEEDRLKLLESVITNINDAILITEAEPIENTGPKIIYANKAFTEMTGYTVEEIIGKTPRILQGPNSDRSELNKLKNALKNWQPCEITTINNKKNGEEFWVNLSITPIANEIGTFTNWISIQRDVTEEKQNQLKKDLLAKISANFKNEDSLVSSTNKVCQTICDYGNFDFVEIWLPNLDKTKINLITKNSNSKIAEKFYKSSFDITSLHPQEGIPGVVWQKKSSVIWGDLGKNLDFVRKDAAENSGINTALGIPLLFNNEVIGVMMIGTKNKSTCLKHHQKTLEDLKEFIGSEINRKKLENDLNHLYDAVPDLICVTDLNGKFLKINRAGCEMIGYNEDEILHYNFEKFIHPEDKNISNSDLEILNSGKSIINFQNRYIKKNGEIVWLSWTSNANLVEGLIYASAKNITQEIKLLDLTTQTSKLARIGSWEVDTINNKIYWSDMVHELHETDPQKFIPEIESSINFYREDFKNLVTKKVNDCVEFGIPFNFEAVLVTAKNNELWIKSIGNAEFVNGKCHRIFGSFQDINDRKQTELRYQSLADNLPGVAYQYLIHPDGTDSIRYVTKGSYELWGYSPEEVIANINLLWKQIELGGSLERVKQAVLDSITSKSKWTATWRNVKPNGEVKTYLGLGTPSYLIDGTILFNSVVLDVTYEEKNKELLEQTSKLARIGSWEVDLINNQLFWSDIVYEIHETSITDFNPNIDTAINFYRKDFRDLIACRVQDCIKNGKPYNFEAVLVTAKNNEIWIRTHGNAEIINGKVIRIYGSIQDINQQKLNEIALKASLKNIEDYKFALDESASITITDSNGIIKYVNDSFCNLSKYSREELVGKTHQIINSKYHSKAFFKELWDTITAGKVWRGEVKNKAKDGSFYWALSTVIPFLDSNNKPFQFMAIRIDITEKKMADEKAISILNEKNKILESIGDAFFAVDKKWIVTYWNREAENLIGKKRSEILGENFWEIFKEGINLGIYKNLKKSLETKQNLNIEIYSVILKKWLEINAYPSNGGLSVYFKDITLRKKADLKLLEANERFENVSVATSDAIYEWGIIDDTHYWGAGFETILGYDLKTEKPSSKLWLDQIHPDDVERVRKSVFDAIENPNIMKWAEEYRFIKKNGEQLFVIDRGLFLRNNNQKAEKMFGSISDLTKQKNQEQELITLNNSLKKYTKDLELTNQQLEQFAFIASHDLQEPLRMITSFMELLKRRYETLLDEKGNQYINFANDGAKRMRQIILDLLDFSRAGKINEKRETFAITDIIKEYQFLRNQIIKEKNAEIIFSELPVIQCYKSPFIQTLHGLIDNAIKYSSKDIPPKITIFAEEKDDHYKISIQDNGIGIDPKFHEKIFVIFQRLHNKDTYEGTGIGLAIAKKQVESWGGEIGVISEIGKGATFFFTIPKMIIAS; from the coding sequence ATGAGTAAAATAGATATTAATTGTACTGATTTTTTCAATTTAAATCCTCTTCCCTCTTGGATTTATGAAATTGCAACATTTCAAATTTTGGAAGTAAATGCGGCTGCAATTGAACTTTATGGGTACTCTAGAAAAGAGTTTCTTTCTCTTACTTTAAAAGATTTACAACCAAAAGAAACTTTTTTAAAATTAGATGGTTCTTTAAAAAACATTGATACCACTGAAGGAAAAATTCACTTCGGAATTTTATCTCATCAAAAAAAGAATGGCAACCTTATTCAAATAGACATGGTGGGTCATAAAGTAAACTTTAATAATAAAAAATCTATTTTAACTATTTCTCAAGATGTTACTGAAAAACAGGTTCAACTAGCAAAACTTAAAAAAACAGAAGAACAATTTAAAGAAGCTGCAAATATTGCTAAATTAGGTTATTGGAGACTTGAACTCGCTACAAATACAATTACATGGACAGAAGAAGTTAGTCAAATTTGGGGTGGAAAAAATGAAAAAAAACAATTAACCCTTCAAGGTGTCCTTGATACCATTTATCCAAATGATTTAGAAAATCTTTTAGAACGTTATGAAAAGTCCATCAGAGAAGAAGGTTTTCATGATGCTATCCATAGAATTGTTTTACCAGATTCAACAATAAAATGGGTTCATGAAATAGGTAGTTTAAAAAAAGATGAAAACGGAAATCCAATAAGTTTAGAAGGAACTGTACAAGATATCACAGAACGAAAAGAGGAAGAAGACCGATTAAAATTACTTGAAAGCGTTATAACAAATATTAATGATGCTATTTTAATCACAGAAGCAGAACCTATTGAAAATACCGGTCCTAAAATTATTTATGCAAATAAGGCTTTTACAGAAATGACTGGTTATACAGTAGAAGAAATTATAGGAAAAACTCCTCGTATTTTACAAGGACCTAATTCTGATAGAAGCGAGCTAAATAAACTTAAAAATGCCCTTAAAAACTGGCAACCTTGCGAAATAACTACAATCAATAATAAAAAAAATGGAGAAGAATTTTGGGTAAATCTTTCAATTACTCCAATTGCAAATGAAATTGGCACTTTTACAAATTGGATATCAATACAAAGAGATGTTACAGAAGAAAAACAAAATCAACTTAAAAAAGATTTATTAGCTAAAATCAGTGCTAATTTTAAAAATGAAGACTCATTAGTTTCTTCGACAAACAAAGTTTGTCAAACAATTTGTGACTATGGAAATTTTGATTTTGTAGAAATTTGGCTCCCAAATCTTGATAAAACAAAAATAAATCTTATCACAAAAAATAGCAATTCGAAAATTGCTGAAAAATTTTATAAATCATCTTTTGATATAACTTCTTTACACCCACAAGAAGGAATTCCAGGAGTAGTTTGGCAAAAAAAATCATCAGTAATATGGGGTGATCTTGGTAAAAACTTAGATTTTGTAAGGAAAGATGCTGCTGAAAATTCAGGTATTAATACAGCACTTGGTATTCCACTTTTATTTAATAATGAAGTAATTGGTGTGATGATGATTGGAACAAAAAACAAATCTACTTGTTTAAAACACCATCAAAAAACTCTTGAAGATTTAAAAGAATTTATTGGCTCTGAAATCAATCGTAAAAAACTAGAAAATGATTTAAACCATTTATATGATGCTGTTCCTGATTTAATTTGTGTAACTGATTTGAATGGAAAATTTCTAAAGATAAACAGAGCAGGCTGTGAAATGATTGGATATAATGAAGATGAAATATTGCATTACAATTTTGAAAAATTTATTCATCCTGAAGATAAAAATATCTCTAATTCAGATTTAGAAATTCTTAATAGTGGTAAAAGCATTATAAATTTTCAGAACAGATACATTAAAAAGAATGGTGAAATTGTTTGGTTAAGCTGGACAAGTAATGCTAATTTAGTGGAAGGATTAATTTATGCGTCTGCAAAAAATATTACTCAAGAAATTAAACTTTTAGACTTAACAACACAAACATCAAAATTAGCAAGAATTGGAAGTTGGGAAGTTGATACTATTAATAACAAAATTTATTGGTCAGATATGGTTCATGAACTTCATGAAACTGACCCTCAAAAATTTATTCCAGAAATTGAATCAAGTATAAATTTTTATAGAGAAGATTTTAAAAATTTAGTTACAAAAAAAGTAAATGACTGTGTTGAATTTGGAATACCTTTTAACTTTGAAGCTGTTTTAGTTACCGCAAAAAATAATGAATTATGGATAAAAAGCATTGGAAATGCTGAATTTGTCAATGGAAAATGTCATAGAATTTTTGGTAGTTTTCAAGATATTAACGACCGCAAACAAACTGAATTACGTTATCAATCCTTAGCAGATAATTTACCTGGTGTTGCATATCAATATCTAATACATCCTGATGGTACTGATTCTATTCGATATGTCACGAAAGGTTCATATGAACTTTGGGGATATAGTCCTGAGGAGGTAATTGCTAATATAAATTTACTTTGGAAACAAATTGAACTTGGAGGAAGTTTAGAACGAGTAAAACAAGCCGTTTTAGATTCTATCACATCAAAATCAAAATGGACTGCAACTTGGCGAAATGTAAAACCAAATGGCGAAGTTAAAACCTATTTAGGATTAGGAACTCCTAGTTATTTAATTGATGGTACCATACTTTTTAACTCAGTTGTTTTAGATGTTACCTATGAAGAAAAAAACAAGGAATTATTAGAGCAAACATCAAAATTAGCCAGAATTGGAAGTTGGGAGGTTGATTTGATCAATAACCAATTATTTTGGTCTGATATTGTTTATGAAATTCATGAAACTTCAATAACTGATTTTAATCCAAATATTGATACAGCAATTAATTTTTATCGAAAAGATTTTCGAGATTTGATTGCATGCAGAGTTCAGGATTGTATTAAAAACGGAAAACCATATAATTTTGAAGCAGTTTTGGTTACCGCAAAAAATAATGAAATTTGGATACGAACCCATGGAAATGCTGAAATAATCAATGGAAAAGTCATAAGAATTTATGGAAGTATTCAAGATATTAATCAACAAAAACTCAATGAAATTGCTCTGAAAGCAAGTTTAAAAAATATAGAAGATTATAAGTTTGCTCTTGACGAATCTGCAAGTATTACAATTACCGATTCAAATGGAATTATAAAATATGTAAATGATAGTTTTTGTAATCTTTCTAAATATTCAAGAGAAGAATTAGTTGGAAAAACGCACCAAATTATCAATTCAAAATACCATTCAAAAGCCTTTTTTAAAGAACTTTGGGACACCATAACAGCAGGAAAAGTTTGGAGAGGAGAAGTAAAAAACAAAGCAAAAGACGGTTCTTTTTATTGGGCATTAAGTACTGTAATCCCATTTTTAGACTCAAATAACAAGCCATTTCAATTTATGGCCATAAGAATTGATATCACAGAGAAAAAAATGGCTGATGAAAAAGCGATTTCAATTTTAAATGAAAAAAACAAAATATTAGAAAGTATTGGTGATGCCTTTTTTGCAGTTGATAAAAAATGGATTGTAACCTATTGGAATAGAGAAGCTGAAAATTTAATTGGAAAAAAACGATCCGAAATTTTAGGAGAAAATTTTTGGGAAATTTTCAAAGAAGGTATAAATCTTGGCATCTATAAAAACCTTAAAAAATCTCTAGAAACAAAACAAAATCTGAATATTGAAATTTACTCAGTAATCTTAAAAAAATGGTTAGAAATTAATGCTTATCCTTCAAATGGTGGCTTATCTGTATATTTTAAAGATATTACTTTAAGAAAAAAAGCCGATTTAAAACTACTTGAAGCCAATGAACGATTTGAAAATGTATCAGTAGCAACAAGTGATGCCATTTATGAATGGGGAATTATTGATGACACGCATTATTGGGGTGCAGGTTTTGAAACAATCTTGGGCTATGATTTAAAAACTGAAAAACCATCGTCAAAATTATGGTTAGATCAGATTCATCCTGATGATGTAGAACGTGTTCGAAAAAGTGTATTTGATGCTATTGAAAATCCAAACATCATGAAATGGGCTGAAGAATATCGTTTTATCAAAAAAAATGGAGAACAACTATTTGTAATAGATAGAGGTCTTTTCTTAAGAAATAACAATCAAAAAGCTGAAAAAATGTTCGGTTCAATTTCAGATTTAACCAAACAAAAAAATCAAGAACAAGAGCTAATAACTTTAAATAATTCTTTAAAAAAATATACCAAAGATTTAGAATTAACAAACCAACAATTAGAACAATTTGCTTTTATTGCTTCACATGATTTGCAAGAGCCTTTAAGAATGATTACTAGTTTCATGGAGTTGTTGAAAAGAAGGTACGAAACTTTATTAGATGAAAAAGGTAATCAATACATCAATTTTGCAAATGATGGCGCTAAAAGAATGCGACAAATAATTTTAGACTTATTAGATTTTTCAAGGGCTGGAAAAATAAATGAAAAACGAGAAACATTTGCTATAACTGATATAATTAAAGAATATCAATTTTTAAGAAATCAAATAATTAAAGAAAAAAATGCAGAAATTATTTTCTCAGAATTACCTGTAATTCAATGTTATAAATCCCCCTTCATTCAAACATTACATGGATTGATAGATAATGCCATTAAATATTCTTCAAAAGATATACCCCCAAAAATTACCATTTTTGCTGAAGAAAAAGATGATCATTATAAAATATCCATTCAAGATAATGGCATAGGTATTGACCCAAAATTCCATGAAAAAATATTTGTTATATTTCAAAGACTTCACAATAAAGATACTTATGAGGGAACTGGAATTGGTTTGGCAATTGCTAAAAAGCAAGTAGAATCTTGGGGTGGAGAAATTGGGGTTATTTCAGAAATTGGAAAAGGTGCTACATTTTTCTTTACAATTCCCAAAATGATAATAGCTTCTTAA
- a CDS encoding response regulator, giving the protein MNFSQAHILLVEDNEGDILLTTEAFEESNINPKISVARNGQEALDFLYKTGDFINAEKPDLILLDINMPILNGHEVLEKIKNDSHLKKIPVIMLTTSSNQQDIDRAYKNHANSYITKPIEIQDFLETIQKIEEFWFKISNLAE; this is encoded by the coding sequence ATGAATTTTAGTCAAGCACACATTCTTCTTGTTGAAGATAATGAGGGAGATATTCTCTTAACAACTGAAGCTTTTGAGGAGAGTAACATCAATCCGAAAATAAGCGTCGCAAGAAATGGACAGGAAGCATTAGACTTTTTGTACAAGACAGGAGATTTTATTAATGCTGAAAAACCAGATTTAATTCTTTTAGACATCAACATGCCAATATTAAATGGTCATGAAGTACTTGAAAAAATTAAAAATGATTCTCATTTAAAAAAAATACCTGTAATTATGCTAACAACCTCTTCAAATCAGCAAGATATTGATAGGGCTTATAAAAATCATGCAAATAGTTACATTACGAAACCAATTGAAATTCAAGATTTCCTAGAAACAATTCAAAAAATCGAAGAATTTTGGTTTAAAATATCAAATTTAGCAGAGTAA
- a CDS encoding LytR/AlgR family response regulator transcription factor, protein MKVLQAIVIENDIEVIKLLQQFEIENSVLFSILDIVEDCKNITKLINEKKPDVLFISRDEHVFDPKILNDLTVRKPKLLFASKDKCQAFEAFGFNAIDFLLKPLTTNSLIISIYKTIKYLEMETVFQDDVLGKIKTINALPQNFEYVSISSVDKIELLKMDDIIFCKADGKYTEFNTINASVIISSKNLGEYALSFNNNFFRIHHSYVVNIKYLVKIIKNNGLFCELKNGHILPVAKRRQEEFMKFINHQ, encoded by the coding sequence ATGAAAGTTTTACAAGCAATAGTTATTGAAAATGACATTGAAGTAATTAAATTGCTACAACAATTTGAGATTGAAAATTCTGTTTTATTTTCAATTTTAGATATTGTTGAAGATTGTAAAAACATCACAAAACTTATAAATGAAAAAAAGCCAGATGTTCTTTTTATCAGTCGAGATGAGCATGTTTTTGATCCTAAAATATTAAATGATTTAACTGTAAGAAAACCAAAACTCTTATTTGCATCCAAAGATAAATGCCAGGCTTTTGAGGCATTTGGTTTTAATGCAATTGATTTTTTATTAAAACCTTTAACCACCAATTCGCTAATAATTTCTATTTATAAAACCATCAAATATTTAGAGATGGAAACTGTTTTTCAGGATGATGTTTTAGGTAAAATCAAAACTATCAATGCGTTGCCTCAAAATTTCGAATATGTTTCTATTTCATCTGTTGATAAAATAGAGCTGCTTAAAATGGATGATATTATTTTCTGTAAAGCTGATGGGAAATACACTGAATTCAATACAATTAATGCTTCAGTAATAATTTCTAGTAAAAATCTTGGAGAGTATGCGCTTTCTTTTAACAATAATTTTTTTAGAATACATCATTCATATGTTGTGAATATTAAATATTTAGTGAAAATTATTAAAAATAATGGCCTTTTTTGCGAATTAAAAAATGGTCACATTTTGCCAGTTGCAAAAAGAAGGCAAGAAGAATTTATGAAATTTATCAACCATCAATAA
- a CDS encoding response regulator codes for MSFKYKTIMIVDDDAIDNYLVNVLIKTNNIAETILEFDNGEKAIEYLHNNKNNHDNLPEIILLDIYMPRMNGIEFIDKLDELDIKCGKKCKICVVSSSINDNDILRTKLNANVFKYTTKPITPEFLLSL; via the coding sequence ATGAGTTTCAAATACAAAACAATAATGATTGTCGATGATGATGCTATTGATAATTATTTAGTGAATGTTCTTATAAAAACAAATAACATCGCAGAAACTATTTTAGAGTTTGATAATGGTGAAAAAGCAATTGAGTATTTACACAATAATAAAAATAACCATGATAATTTACCAGAAATTATTTTATTAGATATTTATATGCCAAGAATGAATGGTATTGAATTTATAGATAAACTAGATGAATTAGATATTAAATGTGGGAAAAAATGCAAAATTTGTGTAGTATCAAGCAGTATTAATGACAATGATATTTTGAGAACAAAATTGAATGCCAATGTATTTAAATATACTACAAAACCGATAACACCTGAGTTTTTATTATCGTTATAA
- a CDS encoding alpha/beta fold hydrolase, whose amino-acid sequence MEWKKHHKTIRLHEQNISYIDSEQGDETLLILHGFATSSYDYHKIVDELKKSYRVIIPDLIGFGYSSKPKHYFYTAKDQASLLTVFLRELKIENLSIMAQGFGVCILDEIESILDLGFVDIAIKNVFFLNSRIQMALTKDDKDLENQRKKITSSLLKLSLSYEMFQKYMKVSFYKKEAVSEEELQNHWQLLTYNNGIKTMNYIDNYVLETTKFGKRRLRNLKKSTFNKFVIWGKNDENDSVETFEKIKDLLELNPKNMALIEDCGHFPMLEKPEEFVKIVKGFKESA is encoded by the coding sequence ATGGAATGGAAAAAGCATCATAAAACAATCCGTTTACACGAACAAAATATTTCGTATATAGATTCTGAGCAAGGAGACGAAACTTTGTTAATTCTTCATGGTTTTGCAACAAGCTCTTATGATTATCATAAAATCGTTGATGAATTAAAAAAATCATACAGAGTTATTATTCCTGATTTGATTGGCTTTGGATATTCATCAAAACCCAAACATTATTTTTACACAGCAAAAGACCAAGCAAGTCTTTTAACAGTCTTTTTAAGAGAACTAAAAATCGAAAATCTTTCCATCATGGCACAAGGTTTTGGAGTTTGTATTTTAGACGAAATTGAAAGTATTCTTGATCTTGGTTTTGTAGATATAGCTATAAAAAATGTTTTCTTTTTAAACTCAAGAATTCAGATGGCACTAACTAAAGATGATAAAGACCTTGAAAATCAAAGAAAAAAAATTACTTCATCTTTATTAAAACTGTCACTTTCTTACGAAATGTTTCAAAAATACATGAAAGTATCTTTTTACAAAAAAGAGGCCGTTAGTGAAGAGGAGCTCCAAAATCATTGGCAATTACTTACGTATAACAACGGTATCAAAACAATGAATTATATTGATAATTATGTGTTAGAAACCACAAAATTTGGAAAAAGAAGACTCAGAAATCTAAAAAAATCAACATTCAACAAGTTTGTAATTTGGGGCAAAAATGATGAGAATGATTCAGTTGAAACCTTCGAAAAAATAAAAGATTTGCTCGAATTGAATCCAAAAAACATGGCATTGATTGAGGATTGTGGACATTTTCCTATGTTAGAAAAACCAGAAGAATTTGTAAAAATTGTAAAAGGATTTAAAGAATCCGCTTAA
- a CDS encoding GAF domain-containing sensor histidine kinase, whose translation MKIYDIQRHKVLVELSLLDTQSEKMFDDITKLASKICETPVALFTVLDIHKQLFKSRFGLSISETPIEQAFCKIAIEKPDEILSVKDARIDSRFSNNPLVYDDPKIVSYHGVPLKSTSGIPLGTLCVIDYKEKILSDEQKEMLIILSKHVEYLIELRSKTKLINEYQQKIEKAAKEMEDFVNIAVHDLKAPVRSIDSFMKLLDKKHQANWDDKDQKYIEFILQSTVKMTNLITDLLEYAKSTKSDENFETFDVKELVIELFKNLIFNLNEKPTLICGDMPKIYSSKIAFTVLFTNFLSNAIKYKKDEEPLIIEINCLQDDEFLIFSIKDNGIGIESKFFDYIFKPFKRLHPNSKYEGSGLGLAICKKIADNLNAEITLASDLDKGSTFILKVPNI comes from the coding sequence ATGAAAATATATGATATTCAAAGACATAAAGTGCTAGTTGAATTGAGTCTATTAGATACGCAGTCTGAAAAAATGTTTGACGATATCACAAAATTAGCCTCAAAAATATGCGAAACACCAGTCGCTTTATTCACTGTTTTAGATATCCATAAACAGCTTTTTAAATCAAGATTTGGCTTGTCAATTTCAGAAACTCCTATTGAACAAGCCTTTTGTAAAATAGCTATCGAGAAACCTGATGAAATACTCAGCGTTAAAGATGCTCGAATTGACAGTCGTTTTTCAAACAATCCCTTAGTTTATGACGATCCAAAAATTGTTTCTTATCATGGAGTTCCTTTAAAATCAACTTCAGGTATACCTTTAGGGACTTTGTGCGTAATTGATTACAAAGAAAAAATACTTTCAGATGAACAAAAAGAGATGTTAATCATTTTATCAAAACACGTAGAATACTTGATTGAGTTGCGCTCAAAAACAAAATTGATAAACGAATACCAACAAAAAATTGAGAAAGCTGCTAAAGAGATGGAAGATTTTGTGAATATAGCTGTTCATGATTTAAAAGCTCCTGTAAGGTCTATTGATTCGTTCATGAAACTTTTAGACAAAAAACATCAAGCAAATTGGGATGATAAAGACCAAAAGTATATTGAATTCATTTTGCAAAGCACTGTTAAAATGACCAATTTAATTACTGATTTGTTAGAATATGCAAAAAGCACAAAATCAGATGAAAATTTTGAAACCTTTGATGTTAAAGAATTAGTAATAGAACTTTTCAAAAATCTAATTTTCAATTTGAATGAAAAACCTACATTGATATGTGGTGATATGCCAAAAATTTACTCATCAAAAATTGCGTTTACGGTTCTGTTTACCAACTTTTTATCAAATGCTATCAAGTATAAAAAAGATGAAGAACCTTTAATTATTGAAATCAATTGTTTACAGGATGATGAATTCTTGATTTTTTCAATAAAAGACAATGGAATTGGCATTGAGTCAAAGTTTTTCGATTATATTTTTAAACCATTCAAACGCTTACATCCGAACTCAAAATACGAAGGCTCTGGTTTAGGATTGGCTATTTGCAAAAAAATTGCTGACAATTTAAACGCTGAAATAACTTTAGCATCTGATTTAGATAAAGGCTCTACTTTTATTTTAAAAGTGCCAAATATCTAA
- a CDS encoding response regulator, which produces MNQIISELSLINILVIEDNPGDFFLIEEYLSEASPNIVANHCSNLENAVSFLEKNSSISVIFSDLNLPDANDLELVNNLLENANSIPVILMSGHKNENIIEKTKKMGAFKFLLKDDLNPTLLKETIETAIQKIAS; this is translated from the coding sequence ATGAATCAAATTATTAGTGAATTATCTTTAATAAATATTTTGGTAATTGAAGATAACCCTGGAGATTTTTTCTTAATAGAAGAATACTTGAGTGAAGCTTCACCAAACATAGTGGCAAATCATTGCTCAAATCTAGAAAATGCAGTATCATTTTTAGAAAAAAATTCATCAATTTCAGTGATTTTTTCTGACCTAAACTTACCTGATGCAAATGATTTAGAATTAGTAAACAATCTTTTAGAAAATGCTAATTCAATTCCTGTTATACTAATGTCAGGACACAAAAATGAAAATATTATAGAGAAAACTAAGAAAATGGGAGCTTTTAAATTTTTACTGAAAGATGATTTAAATCCTACGTTATTGAAAGAAACCATTGAAACTGCAATACAAAAAATAGCCAGTTAA